One part of the Lapillicoccus jejuensis genome encodes these proteins:
- a CDS encoding PP2C family protein-serine/threonine phosphatase, with protein MATGDVPVAHAPVRARRRLPTLGLTWRRLSYHPVARGMAFLALGLGMLVLGLLRASTVPPSSYAPVVLVAALYLQPYWMALVAGTFALELVMLTAVTSLLRGASIASWVALVANLLVIGLAWGASAARARVGVEGHRGESMFVDLRDRLRALGELPTLPGGWHAEAAVESAYGQSFSGDFVVATMKNQDELEVVLVDVSGKGVQAGTRSLLLSGALGGLLGETSPQRFLGAANDYLLQREWEEGFATAVHVSLDLRTGAYDIGTAGHPAAVQFHAGSARWSVLSGTSGPVLGVVEGPHFERIGGRLGRGDALVLYTDGVVESRSRDLSAGVDRMLGAAERLVTTGFEGGARRLTASAREGESDDRAVVVVWRD; from the coding sequence GACGTGGCGACGCCTGTCCTACCACCCCGTCGCGCGGGGGATGGCCTTCCTCGCCCTGGGTCTGGGGATGCTCGTCCTCGGCCTGCTGCGCGCCTCCACCGTGCCCCCCAGCTCGTACGCCCCCGTCGTGCTCGTGGCCGCGCTCTACCTCCAGCCCTACTGGATGGCCCTCGTCGCCGGCACCTTCGCGCTCGAGCTCGTCATGCTCACCGCCGTCACCAGCCTGCTGCGCGGCGCGTCGATCGCCTCCTGGGTCGCGCTCGTCGCCAACCTCCTCGTCATCGGCCTCGCCTGGGGCGCCAGCGCCGCCCGCGCCCGCGTCGGGGTCGAGGGGCACCGCGGCGAGTCGATGTTCGTCGACCTGCGCGACCGGCTGCGGGCGCTCGGGGAGCTGCCGACGCTGCCCGGGGGGTGGCACGCGGAGGCGGCGGTCGAGTCGGCGTACGGGCAGTCGTTCTCCGGCGACTTCGTCGTCGCGACGATGAAGAACCAGGACGAGCTCGAGGTCGTCCTCGTCGACGTGTCCGGCAAGGGCGTGCAGGCCGGCACCCGCTCGCTGCTGCTCTCCGGCGCCCTCGGCGGGCTGCTGGGGGAGACCAGCCCGCAGCGCTTCCTCGGCGCGGCCAACGACTACCTCCTGCAGCGCGAGTGGGAGGAGGGCTTCGCCACCGCGGTGCACGTCTCGCTGGACCTGCGCACCGGCGCCTACGACATCGGCACGGCCGGCCACCCGGCGGCGGTCCAGTTCCACGCCGGGTCGGCGCGCTGGTCGGTCCTGTCCGGCACGAGCGGTCCCGTCCTCGGCGTTGTCGAGGGTCCGCACTTCGAGCGGATCGGCGGCCGCCTCGGGCGCGGCGACGCGCTCGTGCTCTACACGGACGGCGTCGTCGAGTCGCGCAGCCGCGACCTCAGCGCCGGCGTCGACCGGATGCTCGGCGCCGCCGAGCGGCTGGTCACCACCGGGTTCGAGGGCGGCGCGCGGCGCCTGACCGCGAGCGCGCGCGAGGGCGAGAGCGACGACCGCGCGGTCGTCGTCGTCTGGCGCGACTGA